Proteins encoded in a region of the Oscarella lobularis chromosome 5, ooOscLobu1.1, whole genome shotgun sequence genome:
- the LOC136187062 gene encoding uncharacterized protein isoform X1: MRAVFMRYISISLGGRGVSALHHRSVMEKSKSMSDIGDHVLKSVAQGLKVPNTKLNCLALAEMLSSSKEVNRYRSLFVDNSFKASWALLRDLQEKSVSLSRVCDALKQLGNYEAVFPLLSPEPPTIVREPDGAIGKSGRRLTLTVEAKGNPRPSFSWYKSKSDGEEPEEVKSGRYVLLEKKGSGDGSGELTIGQLVLTDLHAADVGFYCCCVENGYSLPQYTPYVIVQMEPDECGPRILKSSYSEKFCYIGETIVLECEALAKPDDLEYAWYRNGVLLEDESNRRSLITPKLPGEYQCEVKNGVGSVKSDVIKVFMVCQKVPVHLNDDEAAVSRYFNSESKRHLVIKAPEAVLSLGPSVMESYFQEVLGSGLVKTRRIPIFVVGQDRSGKTALTRALVEGLPKTKPTQVSNSTSGIETSRVTCRLDDPKHEFKRIGGKELTRVIESEMERIRGCGDGDGDDDARYLFLNFCDFAGQPIYFNSNSCFMSNRGVYLIVHNLDESLDDVAVVRFADAGGERVIADEGCGTNGEYIKTWISNVAMTTEIDDPRKPIALAVGTHFDVIVESYSGVEERVAFLTRKKNRIDDMAFDVIDSRHFSPIEHFFVDNVGNYHYANDEFKNLRARIVQTAKSDEYEMNVPVVWLSFEAMLDDVVTDDSLGFVFYDVIKGLAFESGLPSEEAIRSMLKFYHEINLILWFSDVPQLADIVITKSERLLALFRSVITLKSSEDAEPDYWEELRQTGTIEYRFIEQMLDVALAETNNDGGNDLKDNLFNLLQKFDLVAPYVLSDDELDGQTFDSFIIPSMIVWDPRLTGFADLNASSGLAVVELSSSHHLVPDALFNRLVVRTIRAYPVGPEVYRYFARFHVDSEHDLLLFNCAETGLRDRIKVVIQHEDDNKKTSKVVCGRTLRFVMTALAEVRGFGMNGLRFQLEVISPQRKRKLTKKCDRHKRLGCAEPTCFSFLVEEYRVCEKDVWFAEWPQQQQDSRSKLSFVSGTPSPASCRKVEIAVAKAKLSRTPHHQLHFVVVGSDAKLLSCIKSSQKIIWLKKGKKDPTRKNELVIQRFVSRLDGGFYTCLSSSDGRRTYAKPVYLKGITESGPLLQRDPKIELARGKSKSRGSDQIQVDESLKLKLVYEAATAETNLQFQWHQNGLVLPGAVEAVLSIDSAADHHTGTYRCHVSHVHTPREDHVAAAADDDDHHDDLVFRSHPFRIEINVPSLSSSTLRGIQDEANAFNEKPRDGVILKVALLIGNRQYKYERFAKIRHTEHDICEVADLLEGLGFTVLAYADLTFCEMAQVLQNFYAMIEKGAYALFYFAGHGLESNGDVYILPVDVRNLNVHSAFREKAVEYHMKMKSPRLSVMLFDCCRTTLGEQTKVFRCQLPGISSGTGFKQYSCYYQSSAFEPGAAAPSHSVYAEVLVEKLKQLFEKSKQLSKTDGKTPEGKEPDGKTPDGKEPDGKTPDGNEPDGKTPDGKEPDGKTPDSVRAMLDSISMGVIEGRKKHFKATMAWQTPQTTWHGPENDLSLADGICSDDEKAERQRRALKLQAERKVFLETNNFILPCKIILRHELWLTNVVLVGASCEPENSDVQVTFSAPKEADKNIVYEAVSDLGKAEFKAIVERFDDSVTKSLHDDLKLRRCHSFVKVYNHHAYNRLSYEGDPTVPVNVKVQYGGRAEEYKHSLPPNHLSETSWSKYAH; encoded by the exons ATGCGAGCCGTCTTTATGAG ATATATATCTATCTCTCTGGGTGGGCGAGGCGTTAGCGCACTGCATCATCGTTCCGTGATGGAGAAAAGCA AAAGCATGTCTGATATTGGAGACCACGTTCTGAAAAGCGTTGCTCAAGGCCTAAAGGTCCCCAACACGAAACTGAATTGCCTTGCGTTGGCAGAAATGCTCAGTTCATCCAAAGAAG TAAATCGCTatcgttctcttttcgtgGACAACTCCTTCAAGGCTTCGTGGGCTCTATTGAGAGATCTGCAAGAGAAAAGCGTCTCGCTCTCGCGCGTGTGCGACGCTTTGAAACAACTGGGCAACTATGAAGCAGTATTTCCTCTTCTGTCACCAG AACCTCCTACTATTGTTAGAGAACCAGATGGAGCGATAGGAAAAAGCGGCCGTCGTTTGACCCTTACTGTTGAAGCTAAAGGGAATCCACGACCGTCGTTTTCCTGGTACAAAAGCAAATCTGATGGCGAAGAGCCTGAAGAAGTGAAAAGTGGACGTTACGTTTTGCTTGAGAAGAAAGGTTCAGGCGACGGTTCAGGCGAGCTCACCATAGGGCAACTGGTTTTGACTGATCTGCACGCCGCTGATGTGGGTTTCTATTGTTGCTGTGTTGAAAATGGATACTCTCTGCCTCAGTATACTCCCTATGTTATTGTTCAAATGGAACCAGATGAATGCG GTCCACGTATCCTCAAATCAAGCTATTCGGAAAAATTTTGCTATATCGGAGAAACCATTGTGTTGGAATGCGAAGCATTAGCTAAGCCAGATGACTTGGAGTATGCCTGGTACAGAAATGGCGTCCTGCTTGAAGATGAGAGCAACAGACGTAGTCTGATCACCCCAAAACTACCAGGGGAGTACCAATGTGAAGTGAAAAACGGCGTCGGTTCAgtcaaaagcgacgtcataAAAGTATTTATGGTTTGTCAAAAAG TCCCTGTTCatttgaacgacgacgaagcggctgTGTCTCGCTATTTCAATTCCGAGTCAAAGCGGCATCTAGTGATCAAGGCTCCAGAAGCGGTGTTGTCACTTGGACCGAGCGTTATGGAGAGCTACTTTCAAGAAGTGCTCGGGTCCGGATTGGTAAAAACTCGTCGCATTCCCATCTTCGTTGTCGGTCAGGATCGTTCCGGAAAAACGGCGCTGACGCGAGCCTTGGTCGAGGGCCTACCGAAAACGAAACCGACTCAAGTATCAAACAGTACGAGCGGAATCGAAACCAGTCGCGTCACATGCCGTCTCGACGATCCCAAACACGAATTCAAAAGAATCGGCGGAAAGGAATTGACGCGAGTGATCGAGAGCGAAATGGAGAGAATTCGCGGAtgtggcgacggcgacggcgacgacgacgctcgctATCTCTTTCTCAACTTCTGCGATTTCGCCGGCCAACCGATCTATTTCAATTCGAATTCGTGCTTCATGTCCAATCGCGGCGTCTACTTGATCGTGCACAATCTCGACGagtcgctcgacgacgtcgccgtcgttcgtttcgccgacgccggcggcgaacgAGTAATCGCCGACGAGGGATGCGGCACGAACGGCGAATACATCAAGACGTGGATCAGCAACGTTGCCATGACGACCGAGATCGACGACCCACGCAAGCCGATCGCACTTGCCGTCGGCActcattttgacgtcatcgtggAATCGTATTCTGGCGTGGAGGAGCGCGTCGCCTTTCTTACGCGAAAGAAGAACCGCATTGACGACATGGCGTTTGATGTGATTGACAGTCGTCACTTTTCACCTATTGAGCATTTTTTTGTCGACAATGTCGGCAACTATCACTACGCCAACGACGAGTTCAAGAACCTTCGCGCGAGAATCGTTCAAACGGCGAAATCGGATGAGTACGAGATGAACGTTCCCGTTGTGTGGCTCTCCTTTGAGGCgatgctcgacgacgtcgtcaccgacGACTCGTTGGGATTTGTGTTCTACGACGTTATCAAAGGCCTTGCGTTTGAAAGCGGGTTGCCCAGCGAGGAGGCGATTCGCAGCATGCTAAAATTCTATCACGAAATCAACTTGATTTTGTGGTTCAGCGACGTTCCTCAGCTCGCCGACATCGTCATCACGAAGTCCGAGCGACTATTGGCTCTCTTTCGTTCGGTCATCACTTTGAAGAGCAGCGAAGACGCCGAGCCGGACTACTGGGAAGAGCTGAGGCAGACGGGCACAATCGAATACAGATTCATCGAGCAGAtgctcgacgtcgctctcgccgAGACGAACAACGACGGGGGAAATGATCTCAAAGACAATCTATTCAATCTACTTCAGAAGTTTGATCTCGTTGCGCCGTACGTTCTTTCGGACGACGAGCTCGACGGTCAGACGTTTGACTCTTTTATTATTCCGTCGATGATCGTTTGGGATCCGCGGTTGACGGGGTTCGCCGATTTGAACGCGTCGTCTGGGCtggccgtcgtcgaattgtcGTCGAGTCATCATCTCGTGCCGGATGCCTTGTTCAATCGGCTCGTCGTTCGCACGATTCGCGCCTATCCGGTCGGTCCCGAAGTGTATCGCTACTTCGCTCGTTTTCACGTCGATTCGGAGCACGACTTGCTCTTGTTCAATTGCGCCGAAACGGGATTGCGCGATCGAATCAAAGTCGTCATTCAACACGAAGACGACaacaagaaaacgtcgaaggtTGTCTGTGGTCGCACTTTGCGCTTCGTCATGACGGCGCTGGCAGAGGTACGAGGATTTGGAATGAACGGACTTCGTTTTCAATTGGAAGTCATATCGCCTCAGcggaagagaaaattgacaaAGAAGTGCGACAGACACAAGCGCCTTGGATGCGCAGAGCCGACGTGCTTTTCTTTCCTGGTAGAAGAATACCGGGTTTGTGAAAAGGACGTCTGGTTTGCTGAGTGGCCACAGCAACAG CAGGATTCTCGGTCTAAGCTTTCTTTCGTGTCTGGAACACCATCTCCTGCTAGCT GTCGCAAAGTGGAGATTGCTGTCGCTAAAGCTAAACTTTCAAGGACCCCACATCATCAGCTTCACTTTGTTGTTGTTGGCAGTGACGCCAAACTACTGAGTTGCATCAAATCTTCTCAGAAAATCATTTGGCTCAAGAAAGGCAAGAAGGACCCGACTAGGAAAAACGAGCTGGTTATACAGCGATTCGTCTCTCGCCTTGACGGCGGTTTTTACACCTGTCTGTCATCGTCGGACGGTAGGCGAACTTACGCGAAGCCTGTTTACTTGAAAGGAATTACTGAAAGCG GTCCTCTTTTGCAGCGAGATCCGAAAATTGAACTTGCGCGCGGTAAAAGCAAAAGCAGAGGCAGCGATCAAATTCAAGTTGATGAGAGTCTAAAGCTGAAATTGGTGTACGAAGCCGCCACGGCAGAGACTAATTTGCAATTTCAGTGGCATCAGAATGGCTTGGTTCTTCCGGGTGCAGTGGAAGCCGTACTTTCTATCGACAGCGCAGCCGATCATCACACCGGCACGTACAGGTGCCACGTCTCGCATGTTCATACGCCTCGGGAAGACcacgttgccgccgccgccgacgacgacgatcatcACGACGATTTGGTTTTTAGATCTCATCCGTTCAGAATAGAAATTAATGTGCCAA GTCTCTCTTCATCTACTCTGCGAGGAATTCAGGACGAAG CCAATGCATTCAATGAAAAGCCTCGAGACG gtgtcATCTTAAAGGTCGCTTTGCTGATTGGAAATCGGCAATATAAGTACGAACGTTTCGCTAAAATAAGGCACACCGAACACGACATTTGCGAAGTGGCAGACTTGCTAGAAGGGCTTGGTTTCACGGTGTTAGCTTATGCCGATTTGACTTTCTGCGAAATGGCTCAAGTTCTACAAAATTTTTACGCAATGATCGAAAAAGGTGCGTACGCGCTGTTCTATTTTGCCGGGCACGGCCTCGAATCGAACGGCGACGTGTACATATTGCCTGTGGACGTCAGAAATCTAAACGTTCATTCGGCGTTTCGAGAGAAAGCCGTTGAATATCACATGAAGATGAAATCGCCTAGACTAAGTGTCATGCTGTTCGACTGTTGTCGCACGAC TCTCGGCGAGCAAACGAAGGTCTTTCGCTGCCAACTGCCTGGAATTTCATCTGGTACGGGATTCAAGCAATACAGCTG TTACTACCAGTCTTCTGCGTTTGAACCTGGGGCGGCAGCCCCATCGCATAGTGTTTATGCAGAGGTGCTGGTCGAAAAGTTGAAACAGTTATTTGAGAAGTCGAAACAGCTATCGAAGACCGACGGAAAGACGCCCGAAGGAAAGGAGCCCGATGGAAAGACGCCCGACGGAAAGGAACCCGATGGAAAGACGCCCGACGGAAATGAGCCCGATGGAAAGACGCCCGACGGAAAGGAGCCCGACGGAAAGACGCCAGACTCCGTCAGAGCGATGTTAGACTCCATTTCAATGG GGGTCATTGAAGGTCGAAAAAAACACTTTAAAGCAACCATGGCGTGGCAGACGCCTCAGACGACGTGGCACGGACCTGAAAATGATCTTTCACTTGCAGACGGTATCTGCTCTGATGACGAAAAAGCagaacgacaacgacgcg CGTTGAAACTTCAAGCAGAACGAAAAGTCTTCTTAGAAACGAACAACTTTATTTTGCCCTGCAAAATTATACTCCGACACGAACTTTGGCTGACCAACGTTGTTCTTGTTGGAGCCAGTTGTGAACCAGAGAATTCTGACGTTCAGGTCACATTTTCTGCTCCCAAAGAAGCAGACAAG AACATTGTTTATGAAGCGGTATCAGATTTGGGGAAAGCGGAATTCAAAGCGATCGTGGAACGATTTGATGACTCAGTGACCAAATCGTTGCACGATGACTTGAAGTTACGACGCTGTCATTCCTTTGTCAAAGTCTACAATCACCACGCCTATAATCGTCTTTCTTATGAA GGTGACCCCACGGTGCCTGTAAATGTTAAAGTCCAATATGGAGGGAGGGCGGAAGAGTACAAGCATTCTTTGCCGCCAAATCATTTGAGTGAGACATCTTGGTCTAAATATGCTCACTGA
- the LOC136187062 gene encoding uncharacterized protein isoform X2, whose product MRAVFMRYISISLGGRGVSALHHRSVMEKSKSMSDIGDHVLKSVAQGLKVPNTKLNCLALAEMLSSSKEVNRYRSLFVDNSFKASWALLRDLQEKSVSLSRVCDALKQLGNYEAVFPLLSPEPPTIVREPDGAIGKSGRRLTLTVEAKGNPRPSFSWYKSKSDGEEPEEVKSGRYVLLEKKGSGDGSGELTIGQLVLTDLHAADVGFYCCCVENGYSLPQYTPYVIVQMEPDECGPRILKSSYSEKFCYIGETIVLECEALAKPDDLEYAWYRNGVLLEDESNRRSLITPKLPGEYQCEVKNGVGSVKSDVIKVFMVCQKVPVHLNDDEAAVSRYFNSESKRHLVIKAPEAVLSLGPSVMESYFQEVLGSGLVKTRRIPIFVVGQDRSGKTALTRALVEGLPKTKPTQVSNSTSGIETSRVTCRLDDPKHEFKRIGGKELTRVIESEMERIRGCGDGDGDDDARYLFLNFCDFAGQPIYFNSNSCFMSNRGVYLIVHNLDESLDDVAVVRFADAGGERVIADEGCGTNGEYIKTWISNVAMTTEIDDPRKPIALAVGTHFDVIVESYSGVEERVAFLTRKKNRIDDMAFDVIDSRHFSPIEHFFVDNVGNYHYANDEFKNLRARIVQTAKSDEYEMNVPVVWLSFEAMLDDVVTDDSLGFVFYDVIKGLAFESGLPSEEAIRSMLKFYHEINLILWFSDVPQLADIVITKSERLLALFRSVITLKSSEDAEPDYWEELRQTGTIEYRFIEQMLDVALAETNNDGGNDLKDNLFNLLQKFDLVAPYVLSDDELDGQTFDSFIIPSMIVWDPRLTGFADLNASSGLAVVELSSSHHLVPDALFNRLVVRTIRAYPVGPEVYRYFARFHVDSEHDLLLFNCAETGLRDRIKVVIQHEDDNKKTSKVVCGRTLRFVMTALAEVRGFGMNGLRFQLEVISPQRKRKLTKKCDRHKRLGCAEPTCFSFLVEEYRVCEKDVWFAEWPQQQDSRSKLSFVSGTPSPASCRKVEIAVAKAKLSRTPHHQLHFVVVGSDAKLLSCIKSSQKIIWLKKGKKDPTRKNELVIQRFVSRLDGGFYTCLSSSDGRRTYAKPVYLKGITESGPLLQRDPKIELARGKSKSRGSDQIQVDESLKLKLVYEAATAETNLQFQWHQNGLVLPGAVEAVLSIDSAADHHTGTYRCHVSHVHTPREDHVAAAADDDDHHDDLVFRSHPFRIEINVPSLSSSTLRGIQDEANAFNEKPRDGVILKVALLIGNRQYKYERFAKIRHTEHDICEVADLLEGLGFTVLAYADLTFCEMAQVLQNFYAMIEKGAYALFYFAGHGLESNGDVYILPVDVRNLNVHSAFREKAVEYHMKMKSPRLSVMLFDCCRTTLGEQTKVFRCQLPGISSGTGFKQYSCYYQSSAFEPGAAAPSHSVYAEVLVEKLKQLFEKSKQLSKTDGKTPEGKEPDGKTPDGKEPDGKTPDGNEPDGKTPDGKEPDGKTPDSVRAMLDSISMGVIEGRKKHFKATMAWQTPQTTWHGPENDLSLADGICSDDEKAERQRRALKLQAERKVFLETNNFILPCKIILRHELWLTNVVLVGASCEPENSDVQVTFSAPKEADKNIVYEAVSDLGKAEFKAIVERFDDSVTKSLHDDLKLRRCHSFVKVYNHHAYNRLSYEGDPTVPVNVKVQYGGRAEEYKHSLPPNHLSETSWSKYAH is encoded by the exons ATGCGAGCCGTCTTTATGAG ATATATATCTATCTCTCTGGGTGGGCGAGGCGTTAGCGCACTGCATCATCGTTCCGTGATGGAGAAAAGCA AAAGCATGTCTGATATTGGAGACCACGTTCTGAAAAGCGTTGCTCAAGGCCTAAAGGTCCCCAACACGAAACTGAATTGCCTTGCGTTGGCAGAAATGCTCAGTTCATCCAAAGAAG TAAATCGCTatcgttctcttttcgtgGACAACTCCTTCAAGGCTTCGTGGGCTCTATTGAGAGATCTGCAAGAGAAAAGCGTCTCGCTCTCGCGCGTGTGCGACGCTTTGAAACAACTGGGCAACTATGAAGCAGTATTTCCTCTTCTGTCACCAG AACCTCCTACTATTGTTAGAGAACCAGATGGAGCGATAGGAAAAAGCGGCCGTCGTTTGACCCTTACTGTTGAAGCTAAAGGGAATCCACGACCGTCGTTTTCCTGGTACAAAAGCAAATCTGATGGCGAAGAGCCTGAAGAAGTGAAAAGTGGACGTTACGTTTTGCTTGAGAAGAAAGGTTCAGGCGACGGTTCAGGCGAGCTCACCATAGGGCAACTGGTTTTGACTGATCTGCACGCCGCTGATGTGGGTTTCTATTGTTGCTGTGTTGAAAATGGATACTCTCTGCCTCAGTATACTCCCTATGTTATTGTTCAAATGGAACCAGATGAATGCG GTCCACGTATCCTCAAATCAAGCTATTCGGAAAAATTTTGCTATATCGGAGAAACCATTGTGTTGGAATGCGAAGCATTAGCTAAGCCAGATGACTTGGAGTATGCCTGGTACAGAAATGGCGTCCTGCTTGAAGATGAGAGCAACAGACGTAGTCTGATCACCCCAAAACTACCAGGGGAGTACCAATGTGAAGTGAAAAACGGCGTCGGTTCAgtcaaaagcgacgtcataAAAGTATTTATGGTTTGTCAAAAAG TCCCTGTTCatttgaacgacgacgaagcggctgTGTCTCGCTATTTCAATTCCGAGTCAAAGCGGCATCTAGTGATCAAGGCTCCAGAAGCGGTGTTGTCACTTGGACCGAGCGTTATGGAGAGCTACTTTCAAGAAGTGCTCGGGTCCGGATTGGTAAAAACTCGTCGCATTCCCATCTTCGTTGTCGGTCAGGATCGTTCCGGAAAAACGGCGCTGACGCGAGCCTTGGTCGAGGGCCTACCGAAAACGAAACCGACTCAAGTATCAAACAGTACGAGCGGAATCGAAACCAGTCGCGTCACATGCCGTCTCGACGATCCCAAACACGAATTCAAAAGAATCGGCGGAAAGGAATTGACGCGAGTGATCGAGAGCGAAATGGAGAGAATTCGCGGAtgtggcgacggcgacggcgacgacgacgctcgctATCTCTTTCTCAACTTCTGCGATTTCGCCGGCCAACCGATCTATTTCAATTCGAATTCGTGCTTCATGTCCAATCGCGGCGTCTACTTGATCGTGCACAATCTCGACGagtcgctcgacgacgtcgccgtcgttcgtttcgccgacgccggcggcgaacgAGTAATCGCCGACGAGGGATGCGGCACGAACGGCGAATACATCAAGACGTGGATCAGCAACGTTGCCATGACGACCGAGATCGACGACCCACGCAAGCCGATCGCACTTGCCGTCGGCActcattttgacgtcatcgtggAATCGTATTCTGGCGTGGAGGAGCGCGTCGCCTTTCTTACGCGAAAGAAGAACCGCATTGACGACATGGCGTTTGATGTGATTGACAGTCGTCACTTTTCACCTATTGAGCATTTTTTTGTCGACAATGTCGGCAACTATCACTACGCCAACGACGAGTTCAAGAACCTTCGCGCGAGAATCGTTCAAACGGCGAAATCGGATGAGTACGAGATGAACGTTCCCGTTGTGTGGCTCTCCTTTGAGGCgatgctcgacgacgtcgtcaccgacGACTCGTTGGGATTTGTGTTCTACGACGTTATCAAAGGCCTTGCGTTTGAAAGCGGGTTGCCCAGCGAGGAGGCGATTCGCAGCATGCTAAAATTCTATCACGAAATCAACTTGATTTTGTGGTTCAGCGACGTTCCTCAGCTCGCCGACATCGTCATCACGAAGTCCGAGCGACTATTGGCTCTCTTTCGTTCGGTCATCACTTTGAAGAGCAGCGAAGACGCCGAGCCGGACTACTGGGAAGAGCTGAGGCAGACGGGCACAATCGAATACAGATTCATCGAGCAGAtgctcgacgtcgctctcgccgAGACGAACAACGACGGGGGAAATGATCTCAAAGACAATCTATTCAATCTACTTCAGAAGTTTGATCTCGTTGCGCCGTACGTTCTTTCGGACGACGAGCTCGACGGTCAGACGTTTGACTCTTTTATTATTCCGTCGATGATCGTTTGGGATCCGCGGTTGACGGGGTTCGCCGATTTGAACGCGTCGTCTGGGCtggccgtcgtcgaattgtcGTCGAGTCATCATCTCGTGCCGGATGCCTTGTTCAATCGGCTCGTCGTTCGCACGATTCGCGCCTATCCGGTCGGTCCCGAAGTGTATCGCTACTTCGCTCGTTTTCACGTCGATTCGGAGCACGACTTGCTCTTGTTCAATTGCGCCGAAACGGGATTGCGCGATCGAATCAAAGTCGTCATTCAACACGAAGACGACaacaagaaaacgtcgaaggtTGTCTGTGGTCGCACTTTGCGCTTCGTCATGACGGCGCTGGCAGAGGTACGAGGATTTGGAATGAACGGACTTCGTTTTCAATTGGAAGTCATATCGCCTCAGcggaagagaaaattgacaaAGAAGTGCGACAGACACAAGCGCCTTGGATGCGCAGAGCCGACGTGCTTTTCTTTCCTGGTAGAAGAATACCGGGTTTGTGAAAAGGACGTCTGGTTTGCTGAGTGGCCACAGCAACAG GATTCTCGGTCTAAGCTTTCTTTCGTGTCTGGAACACCATCTCCTGCTAGCT GTCGCAAAGTGGAGATTGCTGTCGCTAAAGCTAAACTTTCAAGGACCCCACATCATCAGCTTCACTTTGTTGTTGTTGGCAGTGACGCCAAACTACTGAGTTGCATCAAATCTTCTCAGAAAATCATTTGGCTCAAGAAAGGCAAGAAGGACCCGACTAGGAAAAACGAGCTGGTTATACAGCGATTCGTCTCTCGCCTTGACGGCGGTTTTTACACCTGTCTGTCATCGTCGGACGGTAGGCGAACTTACGCGAAGCCTGTTTACTTGAAAGGAATTACTGAAAGCG GTCCTCTTTTGCAGCGAGATCCGAAAATTGAACTTGCGCGCGGTAAAAGCAAAAGCAGAGGCAGCGATCAAATTCAAGTTGATGAGAGTCTAAAGCTGAAATTGGTGTACGAAGCCGCCACGGCAGAGACTAATTTGCAATTTCAGTGGCATCAGAATGGCTTGGTTCTTCCGGGTGCAGTGGAAGCCGTACTTTCTATCGACAGCGCAGCCGATCATCACACCGGCACGTACAGGTGCCACGTCTCGCATGTTCATACGCCTCGGGAAGACcacgttgccgccgccgccgacgacgacgatcatcACGACGATTTGGTTTTTAGATCTCATCCGTTCAGAATAGAAATTAATGTGCCAA GTCTCTCTTCATCTACTCTGCGAGGAATTCAGGACGAAG CCAATGCATTCAATGAAAAGCCTCGAGACG gtgtcATCTTAAAGGTCGCTTTGCTGATTGGAAATCGGCAATATAAGTACGAACGTTTCGCTAAAATAAGGCACACCGAACACGACATTTGCGAAGTGGCAGACTTGCTAGAAGGGCTTGGTTTCACGGTGTTAGCTTATGCCGATTTGACTTTCTGCGAAATGGCTCAAGTTCTACAAAATTTTTACGCAATGATCGAAAAAGGTGCGTACGCGCTGTTCTATTTTGCCGGGCACGGCCTCGAATCGAACGGCGACGTGTACATATTGCCTGTGGACGTCAGAAATCTAAACGTTCATTCGGCGTTTCGAGAGAAAGCCGTTGAATATCACATGAAGATGAAATCGCCTAGACTAAGTGTCATGCTGTTCGACTGTTGTCGCACGAC TCTCGGCGAGCAAACGAAGGTCTTTCGCTGCCAACTGCCTGGAATTTCATCTGGTACGGGATTCAAGCAATACAGCTG TTACTACCAGTCTTCTGCGTTTGAACCTGGGGCGGCAGCCCCATCGCATAGTGTTTATGCAGAGGTGCTGGTCGAAAAGTTGAAACAGTTATTTGAGAAGTCGAAACAGCTATCGAAGACCGACGGAAAGACGCCCGAAGGAAAGGAGCCCGATGGAAAGACGCCCGACGGAAAGGAACCCGATGGAAAGACGCCCGACGGAAATGAGCCCGATGGAAAGACGCCCGACGGAAAGGAGCCCGACGGAAAGACGCCAGACTCCGTCAGAGCGATGTTAGACTCCATTTCAATGG GGGTCATTGAAGGTCGAAAAAAACACTTTAAAGCAACCATGGCGTGGCAGACGCCTCAGACGACGTGGCACGGACCTGAAAATGATCTTTCACTTGCAGACGGTATCTGCTCTGATGACGAAAAAGCagaacgacaacgacgcg CGTTGAAACTTCAAGCAGAACGAAAAGTCTTCTTAGAAACGAACAACTTTATTTTGCCCTGCAAAATTATACTCCGACACGAACTTTGGCTGACCAACGTTGTTCTTGTTGGAGCCAGTTGTGAACCAGAGAATTCTGACGTTCAGGTCACATTTTCTGCTCCCAAAGAAGCAGACAAG AACATTGTTTATGAAGCGGTATCAGATTTGGGGAAAGCGGAATTCAAAGCGATCGTGGAACGATTTGATGACTCAGTGACCAAATCGTTGCACGATGACTTGAAGTTACGACGCTGTCATTCCTTTGTCAAAGTCTACAATCACCACGCCTATAATCGTCTTTCTTATGAA GGTGACCCCACGGTGCCTGTAAATGTTAAAGTCCAATATGGAGGGAGGGCGGAAGAGTACAAGCATTCTTTGCCGCCAAATCATTTGAGTGAGACATCTTGGTCTAAATATGCTCACTGA